The following nucleotide sequence is from Candidatus Micropelagos thuwalensis.
CGATGACGGCAAAAAGGTTGCCAGACAATCTATTCGCGATTTAGTAACAGTCAATGGCATCAGGATAACAGTCGAGGATGGGACATGGGGACTTGTTCGCGCTTCCTCCAACAAGCCCGGCCTTGTGGTTGTCGTCGAAAGCCCGGTTTCAGAAGACCGCATGCGGGATATGTTTGCAGAAATTGATAATTTGCTTTCATCCTGGTCTGAGGTTGGTGAGTATGACCAGAAGCTTTAAGCTTAAAATACTGACCACAAAATTCGTGCCGATGCCAGAAACAGAAAAAAGATAAAAATCTTTTCAAGTTTTTTCCGGTCAATCCTATGCGCCATTCGCGCGCCCATTGGCGCTGTTAGCGTTGTGACCGGAATGAGCAGCAAAACGGCAAGCCAATTCACATAACCCAGAAAATACGGGGCGAGGCCCTCTTTACCCCAGCCGGAAACGACAAAGCCGAGACTGCCGGGTAACGCAATAAAAATTCCAAGCACGGCTGCAGTACCCACCGCTTTGTGTATCGGGCGACCAAACAAACGCATGACGGTGACAGAAAATGCACCACCACCAATCCCCATCAGCGCAGAGAAGAATCCAATCATTGACGCAACACCGCGTTGCAACCAGATAATAGGCATTTTTCCATCCAGCGTTTCATCAACATCGTTAAACATCATATTCAAGGCGATAAGGGATGTCAGAATTGCAAAGATTATTTTTAAAACTTCAGCGTTGAAATAGCCCGCTAACAGCGCGCCGGATACGACACCTATCACAGAAAATGGCGCCCATTGGCGCACAATTGTCATATCAACGGCGTCGTTCTTATAATGAACACGCCCCGACTGGATGGATGTAAGTACGATGATCGTCAATGAGGTCGCGACGGCAGCATGCATTTGATGTGCTTCATGAAGGCCAAGAAAAATAAAGGTTTGAAAGAGTACCGGCACTAGAATAGCCCCACCGCCAATACCCAAAAGACCTGCCATATACCCAGCTACAGAACCTGCAAGAATAAAAAGGGCAATGAGGACTGGCATTTCCAATTCAGACATATCTATAACCTTTTATCTGCAACTTTCATTTCAGTCAGCCAGCTGATTTATATCATTATCGGTGTCATGAATTCGCTGAACTGCCTGGCGCATATATTGAAGCGCCTCAGATAAAACAGACGCATCGGCTTCATTTTTAGGTGCATTCTCACTCAAGTAACGGCGCCATAATCTTCCGCCGGGTTGAGATTGGAACAACCCCATAAGATGTCGAGTCAGAGCATGGAGAGGAACCCCATCTTCAACCAGTTTTTCAGCATAGGGTATCAATGCTTCTACCACGGCTTCACGGCTTGGCGGGGGCGCTTCATCGTTGAAAATCGTGCAATCTACGTCGGCCAGAATATAAGGTGTTTTATAAGCAGCGCGTCCAAGCATGACACCGTCAACATGGTGCAAATGCGTCTGTGCCTCAGACAATGTATCAATTCCACCATTCAAAATAATCGTCAAATCCTGTCGTGACTTTTTCAACTCATAAACAAGATCATAATTAAGTGGCGGAATATCGCGATTTTGTTTGGGGCTTAAACCATCAAGCCAAGCTTTTCTTGCATGCACGATGAACACTTCGCACCCTGCTTGCGCGGATAATTCCACTAGCTGAAAAAGCGCTTCCTCTGGATCTTGATCGTCAACACCTATTCGGGATTTAATGGTAACTGGGATTTTAACATTGGCGCGCATAGCTGCCACACAGTCAGCAACAAGCTCCGGCTCTTGCATCAAGCAAGCCCCAAAACGGCCAGCTTGCACCCTATCGGACGGGCAACCGACATTGAGATTTATTTCATCATAGCCAAAATCTTCACCAATCTTTGCCGCCTCTGCCAGCGCCGTGGCGTCGCTACCACCTAACTGGAGAGCGACAGGGTGTTCAGCAGAGTTGAAGGACAAAAGATGTGCGCGGTCTCCGTGGCGCACTGCATCTGCCGTGACCATTTCAGAATAAAGCCGAGACTTTCTGGATAATAGCCGCAAAAAATAGCGGTCATGTCTATCTGTCCAGTCCATCATTGGCGCTATACAAAATCGATGCGTTGTCATGAGATAGATATGCCGCAAATAGATGGGGATGTCTTGAAAAAATTAGTCAGATAACTGACCCAACATGCGTACAAAAATCTCGCGCACAGATTTTTGATGCTCACTCAGCGTTTGTTCCAAATGCCCCATATTCGGCAAGGCCGTGCTTTGACATAACAACAAATTTAACGACTGAGAAAATGGCGGCTCTGCGGGTGTGTCGAGGCACAAGCGGAAAATCTGTAAGAGGCTAGAATAAAACGACAAGGCCTCAACGAGCCGAGCCTCATCGTCAGTAGATATGATACGTGCCGTACCAAGCAATTCTAAATTAGATTTGGTGGAGGTATCTATGCGATTAAAGAGTGCCGCGCCATGTAGAAGGCATAAACCCTGTGCGATAAATTCAACGTCCACCAGCCCCCCTGGCGCATGTTTGATATCCCATTTGGTATCGCCTTTTTTGACATGATGCGCCTCAAGCCGTTTTTTCATATCCACAATATTCTGCCGTGCCTCGTCTTGGTCACGCGGCATCTGAAAAATCCTTTTCAGCAAAGCATTAATTTTGTTTGTCAGACCTTCTCCACCTGCCAGCACGCGCCCTCGGGTCAATGCCATATGTTCCCATAACCATGCGTTTGAAAATTGATAATCCTCAAAACTTTGGATTTTCGTAACGAGTGGGCCCGCATTCCCCGATGGGCGCAATCGCATATCTATTTCAAAGAGATGACCTTCGAATGTTGGCGCTGTCATAGCAGAAATGAAACGCCGCGCTGTGCGGCTAAACAAAATTTCCATAGAAGAGGTCGCCGTATAGGTAACTTTTTGCGCATAATCCTCTGCCGTGCACACAATAATAAGGTCAAGATCTGAGGAAACAGTCATTTCTCGACTACCGAGCTTACCTAGCCCCAAAACTGCCATTTCAGCGCCATATGGAAGCGTGGCCTCACCCAGCATATCTTTCAACACAAAATCATAAAGAACGCGTGTGCCCGCATCAGCAATTTTAGTAATGTCCTCACCGGCAGAAAGACCGGTCAACTTACCCGACAAAATTTGGGTGCCAATCCGGAAGATTTTTTCCCTGTGCCAACGTCTTACGGCATCCAGCATATCTTCAAAATGTGTGATACCGGACGTGTGGGTTTTGAGTTCCAACAAAATCTCATCAGCATCCGACAGAGGTTGATTGAAATTTGGATCCAGCAGGCTGTCCAATGTGACTGGGCGGCGGCTTAATTGCGCAGATAGGCGCGGTGCGGTGCCAACAATATCTGTGATTAGATTAAGCAGGTCGGGATTAGATTGAAAGAGTGAGAAAATTTGTATGCCGGATGGCAAGCCAGTTAGAAAATCGTTAAAACGTGCAAAAGCAAAATCCGGGTCAGGTGTTTGCGACAAGCTTTTAAGGAGGTGGGGCTTTAATCTTGTCAGCAACTCTCTGGCACGCGGTGTACGAACAGCCGCAAACCTGCCGCTATGCCAACCTCTGATTTCATCAGACATTTGCGCTGCTCTTTCAAACCCCATCTGGGAGAGAGTCTCCAATGTTTCCGGATCATTTTCACAACCCGCAAAAACGAGATTGCCCATCTCATTTGCCAACACCTCACCTTGCTCAAATAACTCAGCATAATGTGTCTGAACGGTTTCCAGCACGTCTGTCAGTCTGCTTTTAAAATCATCAAGCGTTTCATAGCCGCAAAAATCTGAAAAGGCCTGCAATTTCTCTTCAGTTTTAGGGAGCGTGTGCGTTTGTTCATCCTGCTGCATTTGCAACCGGTGTTCTATACCGCGCAGAAAATGATAAGCTCCTGTCAATTCCTCTACAGTTTCGTTTTTAATCCACCCGCGTTCTGCAAGCTGGTTTAGCATTGGGCATGTTTGTGCCCCACGCAGATTTTTATCCCGTCCGCCGGCAATAAGTTGCTGTGTCTGCACAAAAAACTCAATCTCTCTGATGCCGCCCCGTCCGAGCTTAATGTTATGACCTGCTATGGCAATTTGACCATGCCCTCGAACCGCATGAATTTGTCGCTTCATTGCATGCACATCTTCTATGGCAGCAAAATCCAGGTTCTTACGCCAGATAAAAGGAGATAAAATAGACAACAATTTATTGCCCGTCCTCGTATCACCAGCAATCTGGCGCGCTTTGATGAAAGCGGCACGCTCCCAGTTTTGACCGAAAGATTCGTAATAAATTTCGGCCGCAGGAAGGGATACCGCTACGGGTGTGGAACCAGGATCAGGGCGCAACCGCAAATCCACACGAAACACAAAACCTGCATCCGTAGTAGATTGCAAAATGGTGGATAAATCTTTCGTCAGCTCAATCCAAAACTCAGCTATCTTGTGTTCGCCTAGTGAGGCAATCCCATCGGGTTCGTAAAAAACGACAATATCGATATCGGATGAATAATTCAGTTCGCGCGCACCATATTTGCCCATCCCAAGAATAACGCATTGGCACTGGTCTGCAGTAAGAGGTGTATCCAGACCATATTGGGCAGACTTGTTTTTGAGCAACCAATCCAAACTGACTCTAACGGATGCGTCAGCAAAATCCGTTAGAGCTCCCGTTACTTTTTCCAACGACCAGATTCCCGCAATATCTGCCATAGCGGTCACCAAGGAAATGCTCTGACGGTACAAGCGCAAGTCCCGCATTAATATGTCTCGGTCGCAGGACAGGTCCAGCCCATAAAGACGGGTTAAAATTTTTTCACAAAAAACATCCGGCCCTTCTACTGCCAGTTCTCCAAGAAGATCCGGACGGGTACGAATAATGCGCGTTAAAAATGAGGAACCAGCAAAAATCCGAAGAAACAAATCTTCATGGTCACTCACAAATGTAATGATGGCTGATTGTGCTTCGGTAGATAATTCAGCTATCCAAAGTGATTGACAGTCCGCAAGATGACTGTGCGCGACACGACGAGTTTCGCTGTCTCCAAAGTTCACATAATTTTTCTTTCGATCTGAAAAACCTTTATTCATGTGTCTAATGTTAACACAATTTCAGCTCTCAGCCCTTGAGGAAGATTTTGTTGAAGACAAAGCTCACCGCCATGACGTTGTGCAATTGCGGATACCAATGAAAGACCAAGCCCACTCCCAGGCCTGTTTCGACTAGCATCCAACCGGACAAAGCGTTCAGTCACACGTGACATATCTGTCGGAGGAATGCCTGGGCCGTTATCAGACACATAAATAGTTAATGTGTCTTTCGATGTTGTAATACCAACCGAAATAACCGGATCATTCGAACGACCATATTTTAGAGAATTATCAATCAAATTAATAATCGCTTGCGACATGAGAGGCCGCGCGGCTTTGATAAATAACGGATCTTCAGGCAAATCTAAGTCAAAATGGACGCCAATCTCCTCACCTGCAGGCTCCATAAATTCTACTGCTTGCTTAATAAGATCCACCACATCCAACATTTCTTTCTGAATGTCTCGAGCCCCGGATTCAAGTTGCGCCACGGATAACAACGCATTAAAAACTGCTAGAAGTTCATCAGCCTC
It contains:
- a CDS encoding bifunctional [glutamine synthetase] adenylyltransferase/[glutamine synthetase]-adenylyl-L-tyrosine phosphorylase, encoding MNKGFSDRKKNYVNFGDSETRRVAHSHLADCQSLWIAELSTEAQSAIITFVSDHEDLFLRIFAGSSFLTRIIRTRPDLLGELAVEGPDVFCEKILTRLYGLDLSCDRDILMRDLRLYRQSISLVTAMADIAGIWSLEKVTGALTDFADASVRVSLDWLLKNKSAQYGLDTPLTADQCQCVILGMGKYGARELNYSSDIDIVVFYEPDGIASLGEHKIAEFWIELTKDLSTILQSTTDAGFVFRVDLRLRPDPGSTPVAVSLPAAEIYYESFGQNWERAAFIKARQIAGDTRTGNKLLSILSPFIWRKNLDFAAIEDVHAMKRQIHAVRGHGQIAIAGHNIKLGRGGIREIEFFVQTQQLIAGGRDKNLRGAQTCPMLNQLAERGWIKNETVEELTGAYHFLRGIEHRLQMQQDEQTHTLPKTEEKLQAFSDFCGYETLDDFKSRLTDVLETVQTHYAELFEQGEVLANEMGNLVFAGCENDPETLETLSQMGFERAAQMSDEIRGWHSGRFAAVRTPRARELLTRLKPHLLKSLSQTPDPDFAFARFNDFLTGLPSGIQIFSLFQSNPDLLNLITDIVGTAPRLSAQLSRRPVTLDSLLDPNFNQPLSDADEILLELKTHTSGITHFEDMLDAVRRWHREKIFRIGTQILSGKLTGLSAGEDITKIADAGTRVLYDFVLKDMLGEATLPYGAEMAVLGLGKLGSREMTVSSDLDLIIVCTAEDYAQKVTYTATSSMEILFSRTARRFISAMTAPTFEGHLFEIDMRLRPSGNAGPLVTKIQSFEDYQFSNAWLWEHMALTRGRVLAGGEGLTNKINALLKRIFQMPRDQDEARQNIVDMKKRLEAHHVKKGDTKWDIKHAPGGLVDVEFIAQGLCLLHGAALFNRIDTSTKSNLELLGTARIISTDDEARLVEALSFYSSLLQIFRLCLDTPAEPPFSQSLNLLLCQSTALPNMGHLEQTLSEHQKSVREIFVRMLGQLSD
- a CDS encoding sulfite exporter TauE/SafE family protein, translated to MSELEMPVLIALFILAGSVAGYMAGLLGIGGGAILVPVLFQTFIFLGLHEAHQMHAAVATSLTIIVLTSIQSGRVHYKNDAVDMTIVRQWAPFSVIGVVSGALLAGYFNAEVLKIIFAILTSLIALNMMFNDVDETLDGKMPIIWLQRGVASMIGFFSALMGIGGGAFSVTVMRLFGRPIHKAVGTAAVLGIFIALPGSLGFVVSGWGKEGLAPYFLGYVNWLAVLLLIPVTTLTAPMGARMAHRIDRKKLEKIFIFFLFLASARILWSVF
- the dusA gene encoding tRNA dihydrouridine(20/20a) synthase DusA; this translates as MTTHRFCIAPMMDWTDRHDRYFLRLLSRKSRLYSEMVTADAVRHGDRAHLLSFNSAEHPVALQLGGSDATALAEAAKIGEDFGYDEINLNVGCPSDRVQAGRFGACLMQEPELVADCVAAMRANVKIPVTIKSRIGVDDQDPEEALFQLVELSAQAGCEVFIVHARKAWLDGLSPKQNRDIPPLNYDLVYELKKSRQDLTIILNGGIDTLSEAQTHLHHVDGVMLGRAAYKTPYILADVDCTIFNDEAPPPSREAVVEALIPYAEKLVEDGVPLHALTRHLMGLFQSQPGGRLWRRYLSENAPKNEADASVLSEALQYMRQAVQRIHDTDNDINQLAD